A window from Clupea harengus chromosome 14, Ch_v2.0.2, whole genome shotgun sequence encodes these proteins:
- the sptlc2a gene encoding serine palmitoyltransferase 2: MTESSANKPANGEVCHRTTNGVKPCRNGFVKNHYHYQQQHQKSCYLEEKVHLRASNGGLYSRPFLESFEETPMLVAVLTYMGYGILTIFGYLRDFLRDWKIEKCHIAREREEQKDFVPLYQDFENFYTRNLYMRIRDSWNRPICSVPGAKVDLVERISHDYNWTFEYTGRVVKDIINMGSYNYLGFAENTGMCAEAAATVTQEYGVGVGSTRQEMGNLDRHKDLEELVARFLGVESAMVFGMGFATNSMNIPALIGKGSVILSDELNHASLVLGARLSGATIRVFKHNNMQSLEKLLRDAIIHGQPRTHRPWKKILIVVEGIYSMEGSVVRLPEVVALKKKYKAYLYLDEAHSIGALGPHGRGVVDYFGLDPHDIDIMMGTFTKSFGAAGGYIGGRKELMDYLCTNSHSAVYATSMSPPVVEQIITSMKCIMGEDGTTIGRERVQQLAENTAYFRRRLQELGFITYGNSDSPVVPMMLYMPAKIGAFGREMLKRNIGVVVVGFPATPIIESRARFCISAAHTKDMLDMTLEKISEVGDLLQLKYSRHRTRPSADRAFEETTYEDSED, encoded by the exons ATGACCGAGAGCTCAGCAAACAAGCCGGCAAACGGAGAAGTGTGTCATCGAACAACAAATGGTGTGAAACCATGCAGAAACGGCTTCGTGAAGAATCATTACCAttatcagcagcagcaccaaaAGTCCTGCTACCTCGAAGAGAAG GTTCACCTTAGAGCATCCAATGGAGGCCTATACAGCAGACCATTCCTCGAATCGTTTGAGGAAACGCCCATGTTGGTGGCAGTTCTCACATACATGGGTTACGGCATCCTCACCATCTTTGGCTATCTGAGGGACTTCCTGAGGGACTGGAAGATTGAAAAGTGCCACATCgccagagaaagggaggaacaAAAG GACTTTGTTCCGCTTTATCAAGATTTTGAAAATTTCTACACAAGAAATTTGTACATGAGGATACGGGATAGCTGGAACCGGCCCATATGCAGCGTGCCTGGGGCGAAGGTGGACCTCGTCGAAAGGATTTCTCATGACTACAACTGGACTTTTGA ATACACAGGCCGGGTGGTGAAGGACATCATAAACATGGGCTCCTACAACTACCTGGGCTTCGCCGAGAACACGGGAATGTGTGCGGAGGCCGCCGCCACCGTCACCCAGGAGTACGGGGTGGGCGTGGGCAGCACGCGACAGGAGATGG GTAACTTGGACAGACACAAGGACCTGGAGGAGCTGGTGGCGAGGTTTCTGGGCGTCGAATCCGCCATGGTCTTTGGCATGGGTTTCGCAACCAACTCCATGAATATACCTGCTCTTATTGGAAAG GGCAGTGTGATTCTGAGTGATGAGCTTAACCACGCCTCCTTGGTGCTGGGAGCCCGACTGTCTGGGGCCACCATCCGCGTCTTCAAGCACAACA ATATGCAGAGCTTGGAGAAGCTTCTCCGAGACGCCATCATCCACGGCCAGCCCCGAACACACCGCCCCTGGAAGAAGATCCTCATAGTGGTCGAGGGGATCTACAG TATGGAGGGCTCCGTTGTGCGGCTGCCCGAGGTCGTCGCCCTCAAGAAGAAGTACAAGGCCTACTTGTACCTGGACGAGGCCCACAGCATTGGCGCGCTGGGACCCCACGGTCGTGGGGTGGTGGACTACTTCGGCCTCGACCCACACGATATCGACATCATGATGGGCACGTTCACCAAGAGCTTCGGGGCCGCCGGTGGATACATCGGTGGCAGGAAG GAGTTGATGGATTACCTGTGCACAAATTCCCACAGTGCTGTGTATGCCACCTCCATGTCTCCTCCCGTAGTGGAGCAAATCATCACTTCTATGAAGTGCATTATGGGTGAAGATGGGACTACGATAG gCCGTGAGCGAGTTCAGCAGCTGGCTGAGAACACGGCCTACTTCCGGCGGCGACTGCAGGAGTTGGGCTTCATCACCTATGGCAACAGCGACTCTCCTGTGGTGCCTATGATGCTGTACATGCCGGCCAAGATCGG GGCCTTTGGTAGGGAGATGCTGAAGAGGAACATTGGCGTGGTGGTCGTCGGCTTCCCCGCTACTCCAATCATCGAGTCCAGAGCTCGCTTCTGCATATCTGCCGCCCACACCAAAGACATGCTCGACATG